One genomic window of Bradyrhizobium sp. B124 includes the following:
- a CDS encoding glycosyl hydrolase family 17 protein — protein sequence MTLLLISLGAIAAAWWWLGIPVSLVRAPIDPSDKVQCISYAPFRNNQTSLAPATQVTPEQIAEDLAQLAKISDCIRTYATDLGLDQIPGLAAKAGLKVIQGIFLDRDRKKNATQVETAIRLAKEYPDTIIALVVGNEVLLRKEMSPSDLATMIRSIKAQVSVPVTYADVWEFWLSNRELSDAVDFITIHILPYWENIPIPAERAAAHADEMRRQIAAVFPGKEIFIGEVGWPSEGRMRESALPSRVNQARVVSEVLDLARREHFRVNLFEAYDEGWKREIEGTVGGSWGLFDSEERTLKYPAGLPISNFPFWKLQMCSGMALAILVFGAAWLTLRRKPREPKEARLVSWLAVGLSATTAGILFGVAAQRLVYESYGTGGWLVWGSLLVAATASPVFGANALMSGRAPPSFAELLGPRGYHTESILVTMHGLALMVTAVIGTATALGLIFDPRFIDFPFAPLTMAAVPFAALTLLNPPGKGNRPLAESIFAGIFLAAAIYTGLNEGPENWQSLWTCAAFMLLAVTLWRARA from the coding sequence CTGACGCTTCTCCTGATATCCCTCGGGGCTATCGCCGCGGCGTGGTGGTGGCTGGGCATCCCGGTCAGCCTGGTGCGCGCTCCGATCGATCCGAGCGATAAAGTCCAGTGCATCTCCTACGCCCCGTTCCGCAACAATCAGACATCACTTGCTCCCGCGACGCAGGTCACACCGGAACAGATCGCGGAAGATCTCGCGCAACTCGCGAAGATATCCGACTGCATCCGCACCTATGCGACCGATCTCGGTCTCGATCAGATTCCCGGGCTCGCAGCCAAGGCGGGGCTGAAAGTCATTCAGGGCATTTTCCTCGATCGGGACCGAAAGAAGAATGCAACGCAGGTCGAAACGGCGATACGCCTCGCCAAGGAATATCCCGACACGATCATCGCGCTCGTGGTCGGCAACGAGGTTTTGCTGCGCAAGGAAATGTCGCCGTCCGACCTCGCCACCATGATCCGCTCGATCAAGGCGCAGGTTAGCGTTCCCGTCACCTATGCCGACGTCTGGGAGTTCTGGCTGAGCAATCGCGAACTTTCCGACGCCGTCGACTTCATCACGATTCACATCCTGCCGTACTGGGAGAACATCCCGATCCCCGCGGAACGTGCCGCTGCCCACGCTGACGAGATGCGCCGGCAGATCGCGGCGGTTTTTCCGGGCAAGGAAATCTTTATCGGAGAAGTAGGCTGGCCGAGCGAGGGGCGCATGCGCGAGTCTGCGCTGCCGTCACGCGTCAATCAGGCGCGGGTGGTCTCGGAAGTGCTCGACCTCGCCCGGCGTGAGCATTTCCGCGTCAACCTGTTCGAGGCGTACGATGAAGGATGGAAGCGCGAGATCGAGGGCACGGTCGGCGGCTCCTGGGGCCTGTTCGATTCCGAAGAGCGAACACTGAAGTATCCGGCTGGCCTGCCGATCAGCAATTTTCCGTTCTGGAAACTGCAAATGTGCAGCGGAATGGCGTTGGCGATCCTGGTGTTCGGCGCGGCATGGCTGACCTTGCGCCGCAAGCCGAGGGAGCCAAAGGAAGCAAGGCTCGTGTCATGGCTTGCGGTTGGACTCTCTGCGACCACAGCCGGAATCCTGTTCGGGGTCGCCGCGCAGCGACTGGTCTATGAAAGCTACGGCACCGGAGGCTGGCTTGTGTGGGGCTCGCTTCTTGTGGCGGCAACGGCCTCGCCGGTGTTCGGCGCCAACGCCCTGATGTCGGGCCGCGCACCGCCCAGCTTTGCCGAATTGCTGGGTCCGAGGGGCTACCACACTGAATCGATACTGGTGACGATGCACGGATTGGCCTTGATGGTCACCGCCGTGATCGGCACAGCGACAGCACTCGGCCTTATCTTCGACCCGCGCTTCATCGATTTTCCGTTCGCGCCCCTCACGATGGCGGCGGTGCCCTTTGCAGCCTTGACGCTGCTCAATCCTCCCGGGAAGGGAAACCGCCCTCTGGCGGAATCGATATTTGCCGGCATTTTCCTTGCAGCCGCAATCTACACAGGGCTCAACGAAGGGCCAGAGAATTGGCAGTCGCTGTGGACTTGCGCTGCCTTCATGTTGCTCGCGGTAACGTTATGGCGGGCCCGCGCCTGA
- a CDS encoding LysR family transcriptional regulator, with the protein MDWELCKTFVAVAETRSFAGAARRLRISHPTVGRNVAALEKQLGTRLFARSNDGLSLTSHGRKFREHTEVMAAAALRAEAAASATGAQARGVVKLSIGATLAAHWLMPRLGPFLHDHANIQLEIITHPFPASVRRREADVVLRPVDAGDENLIGRKIGRLGAGFYASRGYAAGRKLPERPDEWRGHSVIGFADQASNARLARWSDVITRQGTLVMRCSSQGDMLAAARAGLGICALSCLVGADYPDLVRVAPQKLSSLSDLWLLAHPDLVELPSLRAVIGFVTDCAREDRVRLRG; encoded by the coding sequence ATGGACTGGGAGCTTTGCAAGACGTTCGTCGCCGTGGCTGAGACGCGCAGCTTTGCCGGGGCGGCGCGGCGGCTGCGCATCAGCCACCCCACCGTCGGGCGCAACGTCGCGGCGCTCGAGAAGCAGCTCGGGACCCGCCTGTTCGCCCGTTCGAATGACGGCCTGTCGCTGACATCGCATGGCCGCAAGTTCCGCGAGCACACCGAGGTGATGGCGGCTGCGGCCCTGCGCGCGGAGGCCGCAGCGTCCGCCACCGGTGCGCAGGCCCGCGGCGTCGTGAAGCTGTCGATCGGCGCGACGCTGGCGGCGCATTGGCTGATGCCGCGCCTCGGGCCGTTCCTGCACGATCACGCCAATATCCAGCTCGAGATCATCACCCATCCGTTTCCGGCGAGCGTCCGGCGTCGCGAGGCCGACGTTGTGCTGCGGCCGGTCGATGCCGGCGACGAGAACCTGATCGGGCGCAAGATCGGACGGCTCGGCGCCGGCTTCTACGCGTCACGCGGTTATGCCGCTGGACGCAAGCTGCCGGAGCGGCCGGACGAGTGGCGGGGGCACAGCGTGATCGGATTTGCCGACCAGGCCTCGAATGCGCGGCTGGCGCGGTGGAGCGATGTCATCACGCGGCAGGGCACGCTGGTGATGCGCTGCTCCTCGCAGGGCGACATGCTTGCGGCGGCGCGCGCCGGGCTCGGGATTTGCGCGCTGTCCTGTCTGGTCGGGGCCGACTATCCCGATCTGGTTCGGGTCGCTCCGCAAAAGCTGTCGAGCCTCTCCGATCTCTGGCTGCTCGCCCATCCCGATCTGGTCGAGCTCCCCTCATTGCGCGCCGTCATCGGCTTCGTCACCGATTGCGCGCGCGAGGACCGCGTCAGGCTGCGCGGTTAG
- a CDS encoding nitronate monooxygenase family protein has protein sequence MSLPASLANRLELPVVGSPLFIVSGPELVIAQCKAGIVGSFPALNARPVEKLDEWLTQIENELGEYQAQHPEKKVAPYAVNQICHASNDRLMHDMETCVKHKVPIIITSLRPPSEIVEAAHSYGGVVFHDVINVKHARKAAEQGVDGLILVCAGAGGHAGTLSPFALVREVKQWFNGTILLSGAISDGWSIASALALGADLAYVGTRFIATEEANADIRYKQALTEYAAHDIVYSNLFTGVHGNYLGPSIAAAGLDPGNLPVADKSKMNFGSGGNTKAKAWRDIWGSGQGIGQITDAPPVAELVSRLKAEFTAARSDFLRASA, from the coding sequence ATGTCGCTGCCCGCCTCGCTCGCCAACCGGCTTGAACTGCCGGTCGTCGGTTCTCCGCTGTTCATCGTCTCGGGGCCCGAGCTCGTGATCGCGCAGTGCAAGGCCGGCATCGTCGGCTCATTCCCGGCACTCAACGCCCGCCCGGTCGAGAAGCTCGACGAATGGCTGACCCAGATCGAGAACGAGCTCGGCGAGTACCAGGCACAGCATCCGGAGAAGAAGGTCGCCCCTTACGCGGTCAACCAGATCTGCCACGCCTCCAACGACCGGCTGATGCACGACATGGAAACCTGCGTGAAGCACAAGGTGCCCATCATCATTACCTCGCTGCGTCCGCCGTCCGAAATCGTCGAAGCCGCGCATTCCTATGGCGGCGTGGTGTTCCACGACGTCATCAACGTGAAGCACGCCCGCAAGGCCGCCGAGCAGGGCGTCGACGGGTTGATCCTGGTCTGCGCCGGCGCGGGTGGCCATGCCGGCACGCTGTCGCCGTTCGCACTGGTGCGCGAGGTCAAGCAGTGGTTCAACGGCACCATCCTGCTGTCGGGCGCGATCTCGGACGGCTGGAGCATCGCGTCGGCGCTGGCGCTCGGCGCCGACCTCGCTTATGTGGGCACCCGCTTCATCGCGACCGAGGAAGCCAATGCCGACATCAGGTACAAGCAGGCGCTGACCGAATACGCCGCGCACGACATCGTGTATTCGAACCTGTTCACCGGCGTGCACGGCAACTATCTCGGACCGTCGATCGCAGCGGCAGGACTCGATCCGGGCAATCTGCCGGTCGCCGACAAGTCCAAGATGAATTTCGGCTCCGGCGGCAACACGAAGGCCAAGGCCTGGCGCGACATCTGGGGCTCGGGCCAGGGCATCGGCCAGATCACCGACGCCCCGCCGGTCGCCGAACTGGTGTCGCGGCTGAAGGCGGAGTTCACCGCGGCGCGTAGCGACTTCTTGCGGGCCAGTGCCTGA
- a CDS encoding acyl-CoA synthetase, protein MIISGDRQISYSDIHARIARAATGFRALGVQGGKPVGMMLRNDFALFEVVAAAAALGSPVVPINWHLKADEVAYILSDSGADTLVCHADLLPQIRDGLPPGIKLLVVTTPPEIAAAYGVAPELTRVPDGVADWDQWRDTHAPLTDAPLGAAPMFYTSGTTGLPKGVRRKPMRPEQLPAAARIGAITYGVKPDEDQVILMNGPMYHSAPHSYGMLAFRNGCSIVLEPRFDPEDLLQLIERHRVTHMHMVPTMFVRLLRLPEETRRRYDLSSLRFIVHGAAPCPVDVKRAMIEWWGPVINEYLGSTETGIPVWHSSAEALAKPGTVGRAIEGGIVKIFRPDGTQCDVDEPGEIFMRQTLISDFDYHGNAKARAEADHDGLISVGDVGYLDADGYLFLCDRKRDMVISGGVNIYPAEIENTLIGMAGVRDCAVFGVPDDEYGERLFACVEPEADSTLSVAAIQDFLRGKLANFKVPRDIRFLDALPREATGKIFKRKLRDLYREGQLR, encoded by the coding sequence ATGATCATCAGCGGCGACAGGCAGATCAGCTATAGCGACATTCACGCCCGTATCGCGCGGGCGGCGACCGGCTTCCGCGCGCTCGGCGTTCAGGGCGGCAAGCCGGTCGGCATGATGCTACGCAACGATTTCGCGCTGTTCGAGGTGGTCGCGGCCGCAGCCGCGCTCGGCAGCCCGGTGGTGCCGATCAACTGGCATCTGAAGGCCGACGAGGTCGCCTACATCTTGTCCGACAGCGGCGCCGACACGCTGGTCTGCCACGCCGATCTGCTGCCGCAGATCCGCGACGGGTTGCCGCCGGGGATCAAGCTCCTGGTGGTGACGACGCCGCCGGAGATCGCCGCAGCCTATGGCGTGGCGCCGGAACTCACGCGCGTGCCCGACGGCGTCGCCGACTGGGACCAATGGCGCGACACCCATGCGCCGCTGACCGACGCCCCACTCGGCGCCGCGCCGATGTTCTACACCTCGGGCACGACCGGACTGCCGAAGGGCGTGCGGCGCAAGCCGATGCGTCCCGAGCAGCTGCCGGCGGCGGCCCGCATCGGCGCCATCACCTACGGCGTCAAGCCTGACGAAGATCAGGTGATCCTGATGAACGGGCCGATGTACCATTCGGCGCCGCATTCCTACGGCATGCTCGCGTTCCGCAATGGCTGCAGCATCGTGCTCGAACCGCGTTTCGATCCCGAGGATCTGCTGCAACTGATCGAGCGTCACCGCGTCACCCACATGCATATGGTGCCGACCATGTTCGTGCGGCTGCTGCGCCTGCCGGAAGAGACACGGCGCCGCTACGACCTGTCGTCGCTGCGCTTCATCGTGCACGGCGCGGCGCCCTGCCCGGTCGACGTCAAGCGCGCGATGATCGAGTGGTGGGGACCGGTCATCAACGAATATCTCGGCTCGACCGAGACCGGCATCCCGGTCTGGCATTCGTCGGCCGAGGCGCTGGCCAAGCCCGGCACCGTCGGCCGCGCCATCGAGGGCGGCATCGTCAAGATCTTCCGGCCCGACGGGACGCAATGCGACGTCGACGAGCCCGGCGAGATCTTCATGCGCCAAACGTTGATCTCGGACTTCGACTATCACGGCAACGCCAAGGCACGCGCCGAGGCCGATCACGACGGCCTGATCAGCGTCGGCGATGTCGGCTATCTCGACGCTGACGGCTATCTGTTCCTGTGCGACCGCAAGCGCGATATGGTGATCTCGGGCGGCGTCAACATCTACCCCGCGGAGATCGAGAATACCCTGATCGGCATGGCAGGCGTCCGCGACTGCGCCGTATTCGGCGTGCCCGACGACGAGTATGGCGAGCGGCTGTTCGCCTGCGTCGAGCCGGAAGCGGACAGCACGCTGTCGGTCGCGGCGATCCAGGATTTCCTGCGCGGCAAGCTCGCCAATTTCAAGGTGCCGAGGGACATCCGCTTCTTGGACGCGCTGCCGCGCGAGGCCACCGGCAAGATCTTCAAGCGCAAGCTGCGCGATCTCTACCGCGAAGGGCAGCTTCGCTAA
- a CDS encoding DUF2855 family protein, which translates to MNSTDFIVIRNDLQQCKVIETQLPDAAALPADALLVKVTRFAFTANNITYAVIGEQLKYWHLFPAPDGYGIIPVWGFGEVLASKHPAVAAGETLFGYFPMATHLVIEAADVSKRGLRDGAAHRQEVSPVYNAYARVSGDPTYAGQQGDFRALLLPLFMLSFLVDDFLAENEFYGARRVILSSASSKTAFGLAHLLHKRGIRVIGLTSKGNVDFVTSLGCYDEVVTYDQVTAIPAAEAVAYVDMAGNSALRETLHRHFGAQMVYSGRVGLTHRASEPDEPTLPGAKPVWFFAPDQIRKRAKEWGPGGIDQRFGAAWTELVPRLPDWLDVVERRGPAAVREAYLDTLQGRVPPDQGLILSLAE; encoded by the coding sequence ATGAACTCCACCGACTTCATCGTCATCCGCAACGACCTGCAGCAATGCAAGGTAATCGAGACGCAGCTGCCCGACGCCGCGGCGCTGCCGGCCGATGCGCTGCTGGTGAAGGTGACCCGCTTCGCCTTCACCGCCAACAACATCACCTACGCCGTGATCGGCGAGCAGCTGAAATACTGGCACCTGTTCCCGGCGCCCGACGGGTACGGCATTATCCCCGTGTGGGGCTTCGGCGAGGTGCTGGCCTCGAAGCATCCCGCGGTGGCAGCCGGCGAAACGCTGTTCGGCTATTTCCCGATGGCGACCCATCTGGTGATCGAGGCGGCCGATGTCAGCAAGCGTGGCCTGCGCGACGGCGCCGCGCACCGGCAGGAGGTCTCGCCGGTCTACAACGCCTATGCCCGCGTCTCCGGCGATCCGACCTATGCCGGCCAGCAGGGCGATTTCCGCGCATTGCTGCTGCCGTTGTTCATGCTCTCGTTCCTGGTCGACGACTTCCTGGCCGAGAACGAGTTCTACGGTGCACGCCGCGTCATCCTGTCGTCGGCCTCGAGCAAGACCGCGTTCGGGCTCGCCCATCTCCTGCACAAACGAGGTATCCGGGTGATCGGGCTGACCTCGAAGGGCAATGTCGATTTCGTCACCTCGCTCGGCTGCTACGACGAGGTCGTCACCTATGACCAGGTCACCGCGATCCCGGCGGCCGAGGCTGTGGCCTATGTCGACATGGCCGGCAACAGCGCGCTACGCGAGACGCTGCACCGGCACTTCGGTGCGCAGATGGTCTATTCGGGCCGGGTCGGGCTCACCCATCGTGCGAGCGAGCCGGACGAGCCGACGCTGCCCGGCGCCAAGCCGGTGTGGTTCTTCGCACCGGACCAGATCCGCAAGCGCGCCAAGGAATGGGGTCCCGGCGGCATCGACCAGCGTTTCGGCGCCGCATGGACGGAGCTCGTGCCGCGTCTGCCCGACTGGCTCGATGTCGTCGAGCGGCGGGGCCCGGCCGCGGTGCGCGAGGCCTATCTCGATACCCTGCAGGGCCGCGTTCCGCCGGATCAAGGCCTGATCCTGTCGCTGGCCGAATAG
- a CDS encoding NAD(P)/FAD-dependent oxidoreductase — protein MLDKTDDISVAADNWLVQFEDALAGPDDVLLKPLFHPESYWRDVLALSWNIQTVNRAFAIVEELPAHARRSAPHDFRIDAERAPPRRVMRAGTNAIEAIFKFETAVGRGYGIVRLIPDAADGDRLKAWTLLTALEELKGFEEQQGNTRPRGQAYSRDFRGPNWLDLRKAAAEYADHDPDVLVVGGGQAGLAIAARLQQLKIDALIVDREARVGDNWRKRYHALTLHNQVQVNHLPYMPFPPNWPTYIPKDKLANWFESYVDAMELNFWTGTEFVGGSYDDAQGRWTIELRRTDGTTRKLQPRHVVMATGVSGIPSVPDIPGLKTFSGKVLHSSGYEDGEHWAGKRALVIGTGNSGHDIAQDLHSSGAEVTLVQRSSTLITNIEPSAQLAYAAYNEGSLEDNDLIATSMPLALAKRSHVLMTEQSKELDRPLLDGLARKGFKLDFGDGGTGWQFKYLTRGGGYYFNVGCSDLVASGAIALKQFADIETFVREGARLKSGDTVAADLIVLATGYRPQEELVKRLFGEVMAARVGPIWGFGDGQELRNMYTRTPQPGLWFIAGSLAQCRINSRYLALQIKAIEEGLLPRDVGPVARLM, from the coding sequence ATGCTCGACAAGACGGACGATATTTCGGTCGCCGCCGACAATTGGCTTGTGCAGTTCGAGGATGCGCTGGCGGGCCCCGACGATGTGCTGCTGAAGCCGCTGTTCCATCCCGAGAGCTATTGGCGCGACGTGCTGGCGCTGAGCTGGAACATCCAGACCGTCAACCGCGCCTTCGCCATCGTCGAGGAGCTGCCCGCGCATGCCCGTCGCAGCGCACCGCATGATTTCCGCATCGATGCCGAGCGCGCGCCGCCCCGCCGGGTGATGCGCGCCGGCACGAACGCGATCGAGGCGATCTTCAAGTTCGAGACCGCTGTCGGCCGCGGCTACGGCATCGTGCGGCTGATCCCTGACGCCGCCGACGGCGATCGGCTGAAGGCCTGGACGTTGCTGACCGCGCTGGAGGAACTGAAGGGATTCGAGGAGCAGCAGGGAAACACACGACCGCGTGGACAGGCCTATTCGCGCGATTTCCGCGGACCCAACTGGCTCGACCTGCGCAAGGCGGCCGCCGAATATGCCGACCACGATCCCGACGTGCTGGTGGTCGGCGGCGGACAGGCCGGGCTTGCGATCGCCGCCCGGCTGCAACAGCTCAAGATCGATGCGCTGATCGTCGACCGCGAGGCGCGCGTCGGCGACAATTGGCGCAAGCGCTACCACGCGCTCACCCTGCACAACCAGGTGCAGGTCAATCATTTGCCCTACATGCCGTTCCCGCCGAACTGGCCGACCTACATCCCGAAGGACAAGCTCGCCAACTGGTTCGAATCCTATGTCGATGCCATGGAGCTTAACTTCTGGACCGGAACGGAATTCGTCGGCGGCAGCTATGACGACGCACAGGGACGCTGGACCATCGAGCTGCGCCGCACCGACGGCACGACGCGGAAACTGCAGCCGCGCCATGTCGTGATGGCGACCGGCGTCAGCGGCATTCCGAGCGTGCCTGATATCCCCGGCTTGAAGACTTTCTCCGGCAAGGTGCTGCATTCGAGCGGCTATGAAGACGGCGAACATTGGGCAGGCAAGCGCGCGCTGGTGATCGGCACCGGTAATAGCGGCCACGACATCGCGCAGGATTTGCACTCCTCCGGCGCCGAGGTCACGTTGGTGCAGCGCTCCTCGACCCTGATCACCAATATCGAGCCCTCCGCGCAGCTGGCCTATGCCGCCTACAATGAAGGCTCGCTCGAAGACAACGATTTGATCGCGACCTCGATGCCGCTGGCGCTCGCCAAACGCAGCCACGTGCTGATGACCGAGCAGTCGAAGGAGCTCGATAGACCGCTGCTCGACGGTCTCGCGCGCAAGGGCTTCAAGCTCGATTTCGGCGACGGCGGCACGGGCTGGCAGTTCAAGTACCTGACCCGCGGCGGCGGCTATTACTTCAACGTCGGCTGCTCCGATCTCGTCGCGAGCGGCGCGATCGCCCTGAAGCAATTTGCCGACATCGAGACCTTCGTGCGCGAAGGCGCGCGGCTGAAGAGCGGCGACACGGTTGCCGCCGACCTGATCGTGCTCGCGACCGGCTACCGGCCGCAGGAAGAGCTGGTGAAGAGGCTGTTCGGCGAGGTGATGGCCGCGCGGGTCGGCCCGATCTGGGGTTTTGGCGACGGCCAGGAGCTGCGCAACATGTATACGCGCACGCCGCAGCCCGGCCTGTGGTTCATCGCCGGCAGCCTCGCGCAATGCCGCATCAACTCGCGTTATCTGGCGCTGCAGATCAAGGCGATTGAGGAAGGCCTGTTGCCGCGCGATGTCGGGCCGGTGGCGAGGCTAATGTAG
- a CDS encoding peptidyl-alpha-hydroxyglycine alpha-amidating lyase family protein: MPTILGTGEHRYRVVENFAKLPDGWSLTDVASVAVDSKDRVYVFNRGEHPMVVLDREGNFIRSWGEGVFARAHGLHIDADDNLYCTDDGDHTVRKCSTDGKVLLTIGIPNKPAPFMSGEPFHRCTHTALSPNGEIYVSDGYGNACVHKYSPDGRLIKTWGEPGTDPGQFNIVHNIATDADGWVYVADRENHRVQVFDGNGRYETQWNNLHRPCALCCCGGGKQPNFVIGELGPGMAVNRKVPNLGPRLSIVDHTGKRIARLGGEHGPGVETGKFLAPHGIALDSRGDIYVGEVGVTDWKTSFPDTEVPAAVRLTRCLQKLERVTV; the protein is encoded by the coding sequence ATGCCAACCATCCTCGGCACCGGCGAGCACCGCTATCGCGTGGTGGAGAACTTCGCAAAACTCCCCGACGGCTGGAGCCTGACGGATGTCGCCTCCGTCGCGGTCGACAGCAAGGACCGTGTCTATGTGTTCAACCGCGGCGAACATCCGATGGTGGTGCTCGACCGCGAGGGAAACTTCATCCGGAGCTGGGGCGAAGGCGTGTTCGCACGCGCCCACGGCCTGCATATCGATGCCGACGACAATCTCTATTGCACCGACGACGGCGACCACACCGTGCGCAAGTGCTCGACCGACGGCAAGGTGCTGCTGACGATCGGCATCCCGAACAAGCCGGCGCCGTTCATGAGCGGCGAGCCGTTCCATCGCTGCACCCACACCGCGCTGTCGCCGAACGGCGAGATCTATGTCTCGGACGGCTATGGCAATGCCTGCGTCCACAAATACTCGCCGGACGGCAGGCTGATCAAAACCTGGGGCGAGCCCGGCACCGATCCCGGCCAGTTCAACATCGTGCACAACATCGCGACCGACGCCGACGGCTGGGTCTATGTCGCCGACCGCGAGAATCACCGTGTGCAGGTGTTCGACGGCAACGGCAGATACGAGACGCAGTGGAACAATCTGCACCGGCCCTGCGCGTTGTGCTGCTGCGGTGGCGGCAAGCAGCCGAACTTCGTGATCGGCGAGCTCGGCCCCGGCATGGCGGTCAACCGCAAGGTGCCCAATCTCGGCCCGCGGCTGTCGATCGTGGATCACACCGGCAAGCGCATCGCCCGGCTCGGCGGCGAGCACGGCCCCGGCGTCGAGACCGGCAAATTCCTGGCGCCGCACGGCATCGCGCTGGACTCGCGCGGCGACATCTATGTCGGCGAAGTCGGCGTCACCGACTGGAAGACCAGCTTTCCGGATACCGAGGTGCCGGCCGCGGTGCGCCTGACGCGGTGCCTGCAGAAGCTGGAGCGGGTGACAGTGTAG
- a CDS encoding chloride channel protein: MTTTTSYLEAPRRLRAFVRAHETSLVVLALLIGAIGGLVVAVMSGLVTVLHSVLFNLPLGDRLSSQPSIDPVRALVVPTVGGLVLGVAFLLLLRVRPAREIDPIEANALYGGRMSFRGSVIVALQTIWSSGVGGSVGLEAGYTQLSSGLAASLGRGFHLRRNDQRIMVGCGAAAAIAGAFSAPLAGAFYAFELVIGGYTPASLTPVGVAAVAGYFVAHAFEPLPLGVGVGTVGDVLGRDLAIAALLGVVAALTGIAIMRGVALCETLLAKTRLWPPLRPALGGLAVGAMALLTPQVMSSGHGALRFAGIVAMPLTFIAGVFALKAVASIVSLGSGFRGGLFFATLFMGALGGRLFAAGVDIVWPGLNLDPNAYAVIGMSALSASVIGGPLTMSFIALESTGNLWLTTAVLVAVIISTTITRELFGYSFATWRLHLRGETIRSAADIGWIRDLTVGKMMRQDMTTVNAAMPIEAFREEFPPGSKTQVVAIDGEGRYAGLALVAEAHAPDLEADKGLAAILRYADVVLHPAMNVQEAIAVFDAAEAESLAVVEDDGDRRPIGLLTEAHAMRRYAEESEQRRREVIGEI, from the coding sequence ATGACCACGACCACAAGCTATCTCGAGGCGCCGCGCCGGTTGCGCGCATTTGTGCGTGCGCACGAGACGAGCCTCGTGGTGCTGGCGCTGCTGATCGGCGCCATTGGCGGCCTCGTGGTGGCGGTCATGAGCGGCCTCGTCACGGTGCTGCATTCGGTGCTGTTCAATCTGCCGCTGGGCGATCGGCTGTCGAGCCAGCCCAGCATCGATCCCGTGCGCGCCCTCGTGGTTCCCACGGTTGGCGGGCTGGTGCTTGGAGTAGCGTTCCTGCTGCTGCTCAGGGTCCGGCCGGCCCGGGAAATCGACCCGATCGAGGCCAACGCGCTTTATGGCGGCCGGATGTCGTTCCGCGGCAGCGTGATCGTGGCGCTGCAGACGATCTGGTCGAGCGGCGTCGGGGGCTCGGTCGGGCTTGAGGCCGGCTACACCCAGCTTTCGAGCGGCCTGGCCGCCTCGCTGGGCCGCGGCTTTCATCTCCGCCGCAACGACCAGCGAATCATGGTCGGCTGCGGCGCGGCGGCGGCGATCGCGGGGGCCTTCAGCGCGCCGCTGGCGGGCGCGTTCTACGCTTTCGAACTTGTGATCGGCGGCTATACGCCGGCGAGCCTGACCCCGGTCGGTGTGGCGGCGGTGGCCGGCTATTTCGTCGCCCATGCCTTCGAGCCGCTGCCGCTCGGCGTCGGCGTCGGAACCGTCGGCGACGTGCTCGGGCGGGATCTTGCGATCGCCGCGCTGCTCGGCGTGGTCGCGGCCCTGACCGGGATTGCGATCATGCGCGGGGTGGCGCTGTGCGAGACGCTGCTCGCCAAGACCCGGCTCTGGCCGCCGCTGCGGCCGGCGCTGGGCGGGCTTGCGGTCGGCGCCATGGCGCTGCTGACGCCGCAGGTGATGTCGTCGGGCCATGGCGCGCTGCGCTTCGCCGGCATCGTGGCGATGCCGCTCACCTTCATCGCCGGCGTGTTCGCGCTGAAGGCGGTGGCCTCGATCGTCTCGCTCGGTTCGGGCTTCCGCGGCGGATTGTTCTTCGCGACGCTGTTCATGGGCGCGCTCGGCGGCCGGCTGTTTGCGGCCGGCGTCGACATCGTGTGGCCGGGGCTCAATCTCGATCCCAACGCCTATGCCGTGATCGGCATGAGCGCGCTGTCGGCCTCGGTGATCGGCGGTCCATTGACGATGTCGTTCATCGCGCTGGAATCCACCGGCAATCTCTGGCTCACCACCGCGGTGCTGGTCGCGGTCATCATCTCGACCACGATCACGCGCGAGTTGTTCGGCTATTCGTTCGCGACCTGGCGGCTGCATCTGCGCGGCGAGACCATCCGCAGCGCCGCCGATATCGGCTGGATCCGCGATCTCACGGTCGGCAAGATGATGCGGCAGGACATGACGACGGTGAACGCCGCGATGCCGATCGAGGCGTTTCGCGAGGAATTCCCTCCCGGCTCGAAGACCCAGGTCGTCGCGATCGACGGCGAGGGACGTTATGCCGGGCTCGCGCTGGTCGCGGAGGCGCACGCGCCCGATCTCGAGGCCGACAAGGGGCTTGCCGCCATCCTGCGCTACGCCGACGTGGTGCTGCATCCTGCCATGAACGTGCAGGAGGCGATCGCGGTGTTCGACGCCGCCGAAGCGGAATCGCTCGCGGTGGTCGAGGACGATGGCGACCGGCGCCCGATCGGCCTGCTCACCGAAGCGCACGCGATGCGGCGCTATGCGGAAGAATCCGAGCAGCGCCGCCGCGAGGTGATCGGCGAGATTTGA